TACGCCTCCAAGCTCTACGCCAACGACAATCTCGACCTGTTCCTCGAAGAAGCCCAGGGCTATCTGAGCCAGGGCTTCACCGCGCTGAAAATGCGCTTCGGCTATGGCCCGAAAGACGGCCCGGCGGGCATGCGCCGCAACATCGAGCAAGTGCGCGCACTGCGTGAACTGGCCGGTCCCGACGTGGACATCATGCTCGAATGCTACATGGGCTGGACCCTCGAATACGCCCGCCGCATGCTGCCGAAACTGGCCGAGTTCGAACCGCGCTGGCTGGAAGAGCCGGTGATCGCCGATGACATCGAGGGTTACATCGAGCTGAAGAAGATGGGCATCATGCCGATCTCCGGCGGCGAGCACGAATTCACTTCCTACGGCTTTAAGGACCTGTTGGAACGCCGCGCCGTCGACGTGATCCAGTACGACACCAACCGCGTCGGCGGCATCACCGCCGCGCGCAAGATCAACGCCATGGCCGAAGCCTGGTCGGTGCCGGTGATCCCGCACGCCGGGCAGATGCACAACTACCACCTGACCATGTCCACCACTGCCTCGCCGATGGCCGAGTTCTTCCCGGTGTTCGACGTCGAGGTCGGCAACGAACTCTTCTACTACGTGTTCAAGGGCGAGCCGCAGCCGGTCAATGGCTACATCCAGCTCGACGACAACAAGCCGGGCCTGGGCCTGGAAATCTCCGATGAGTACCTGAGCGAGTTCAACATCATCGAGTGACCTTCGCGCGCCGCTTTCGGGCGGCGCAATCCCTGACCCAGTGGAGAACAACATGCGCCTGATTCAATTCGAAAACACCCAAGGGGAGCGCCAGGTCGGCGTGGTCGAGGGCTCCCGGGTGCTGGTGTTGAACGACACCCGCAGCACCCGTGAACTGGCCCTCGCGGCCATCCGTGGTCAACGCAGCCTGCAAGACGAAGTGGCCAAGCGCGGCACCCAGCCCGGCCCCGACTACGCGCAGCTGTTGCAACACGGCCAGGTCCTGCCGCCGCTGGATCACGAAGACCCGGCCCACTGCCTGATCAGCGGCACCGGCCTGACCCACCTGGGCAGCGCCTCGGCGCGGGACAAGATGCACCAGCAGAACGGCGCGGTGGAAGCCGGCATGACCGACACCATGCGCATGTTCAAGTGGGGCCTGGAGGGCGGCAAGCCTGCGGACGGGCAGGTCGGTGCGCAACCGGAATGGTTCTACAAGGGCGACGGCAGCATCGTCGTGCGCCCTGGCGCGGACTTCCCGGTGCCGCCGTTTGCCGAGGATGCCGGTGAAGAGCCGGAGCTGACCGGGCTCTATGTGATCGGCGATGATGGCCTGCCGTATCGCGTCGGTTTCGCCCTGGGCAACGAGTTCTCCGACCACGTCATGGAACGGCGCAACTACCTGTACCTGGCGCACTCGAAACTGCGCAGTTGCTCCTACGGCCCCGAGCTGCGCGTCGGCGAACTGCCCCGGCACCTGGCGGGCACCAGCCGTATCGTGCGTAACGGCCAGACCCTGTGGGAAAAGGAGTTTCTCAGCGGCGAGGACAACATGTGCCACAGCCTCGCCAACCTCGAATTCCATCACTTCAAGTACGCGCAGTTCCTGCGCCCGGGCGATGTGCACGTGCATTACTTCGGCACCGCCACACTGTCGTTTGCAGATGGGGTGAAGACCCAGCCGGGCGATCGTTTCCAGATCAGCCTCGACGAGTTCGGCGCACCGCTGGTCAACGGTATCGGTGAGTCTGCCCAGCCCCTGCCGATCGGCCAGGTGCGTACGCTTTAAGTCGGTCGCTCAAGGAAACCTCCATGACCTCGATACTCGGACACAACTACATCGGTGGCCGGCGCAGTGCCAACGGCACCGTGCAACTGCAAAGCCTCGACGCCAGCAGCGGTGAGCCGCTGCCGGCGCGATTCTTCCAGGCCAGTGAAGCCGAAGTGGACGCCGCCGCCAAGGCTGCGGCCGCCGCTTATCCGATCTACCGCAACCTGAGCGCGGAACAACGGGCGACGTTCCTCGACGCCATCGCCGATGAAATCGACGCGCTGGGCGATGAATTCGTCGCCACCGTATGCCGCGAAACCGCGCTGCCGGCGGGGCGTATCCAGGGTGAGCGCGGACGCACCAGCGGCCAGCTGCGCCTGTTCGCCAGGGTGCTGCGTCGCGGTGACTTTTACGGCGCACGGATCGACCGCGCGCTGCCGGATCGCCAGCCGCTGCCGCGCCCGGACCTGCGCCAGTACCGCATCGCCCTGGGGCCGGTGGCGGTGTTTGGCGCGAGCAACTTTCCGCTGGCCTTTTCCACGGCCGGTGGTGATACCGCCTCGGCCCTGGCCGCCGGTTGCCCGGTGGTGTTCAAGGCCCACAGCGGGCACATGGCGACGGCCGAGTGGGTCGCCGACGCGATCATCCGTGCCGCCGAACGCACGCGCATGCCGGCCGGCGTGTTCAACATGATCTATGGCGCCGGCGTCGGCGAGTGGCTGGTCAAGCACCCGGCCATCCAGGCCGTGGGCTTTACCGGTTCGCTCAAGGGCGGCAATGCCCTGGGCCACATGGCCGCGACCCGGGCGCAACCGATCCCGGTGTTCGCCGAGATGTCGAGTATCAACCCGGTTTTCCTGCTGCCCGAGGCGCTGAAGGTGCGCGGCGAGCAGATCGCCGCACAATTGGCCGGTTCAGTGACCCTGGGCTGCGGGCAGTTCTGCACCAATCCAGGCCTGGTCATCGGCCTGCGCTCGCCGCAGTTCAGCGACTTCCTCAAGGCCTTCTGCGCGCAGATGAACGAGCAGCCGGCACAGACCATGCTCAATGCCGGCGCGCTGGCCAGCTACAGTCGTGGCCTTGGCGAGCTGCACGAGCATCCGGGCCTGACGCACCTGGCGGGTAAACCGCAGCAGGGCAATCAGGCGCAACCGCAGGTGTTCAAGGCCGATGTCAGCCTGCTGCTCAAGGGCGATGAACTGCTGCAGGAAGAGGTGTTCGGGCCGACCACCATCGTCATCGAAGTCGAGGACCAGACCCAGCTCGCCGCAGCGCTGCACGGCTTACGCGGGCAACTGACGGCGACGCTGATTGGCGAACCTGCGGAGTTGCTCGAGCACCGCTGGCTGGCCGAGGTGTTACAGGAGAAGGTCGGGCGGATCCTGTTCAACGGTTATCCGACCGGGGTCGA
This DNA window, taken from Pseudomonas sp. MYb118, encodes the following:
- a CDS encoding L-rhamnonate dehydratase; the protein is MKIKAIRTRVFEWKGKVVPPQAHFCTNASDILFERGDAMGSFRFHGWLVVEVETDTGLVGIGNCALAPRVAKEIIDTYLAPIAIGEDPFDNEYIWQKMYRQSHAWGRKGIGMAAISAIDIAIWDIMGKAVNKPVFKLLGGRTKEKIWTYASKLYANDNLDLFLEEAQGYLSQGFTALKMRFGYGPKDGPAGMRRNIEQVRALRELAGPDVDIMLECYMGWTLEYARRMLPKLAEFEPRWLEEPVIADDIEGYIELKKMGIMPISGGEHEFTSYGFKDLLERRAVDVIQYDTNRVGGITAARKINAMAEAWSVPVIPHAGQMHNYHLTMSTTASPMAEFFPVFDVEVGNELFYYVFKGEPQPVNGYIQLDDNKPGLGLEISDEYLSEFNIIE
- the araD1 gene encoding AraD1 family protein; this translates as MRLIQFENTQGERQVGVVEGSRVLVLNDTRSTRELALAAIRGQRSLQDEVAKRGTQPGPDYAQLLQHGQVLPPLDHEDPAHCLISGTGLTHLGSASARDKMHQQNGAVEAGMTDTMRMFKWGLEGGKPADGQVGAQPEWFYKGDGSIVVRPGADFPVPPFAEDAGEEPELTGLYVIGDDGLPYRVGFALGNEFSDHVMERRNYLYLAHSKLRSCSYGPELRVGELPRHLAGTSRIVRNGQTLWEKEFLSGEDNMCHSLANLEFHHFKYAQFLRPGDVHVHYFGTATLSFADGVKTQPGDRFQISLDEFGAPLVNGIGESAQPLPIGQVRTL
- a CDS encoding aldehyde dehydrogenase (NADP(+)) yields the protein MTSILGHNYIGGRRSANGTVQLQSLDASSGEPLPARFFQASEAEVDAAAKAAAAAYPIYRNLSAEQRATFLDAIADEIDALGDEFVATVCRETALPAGRIQGERGRTSGQLRLFARVLRRGDFYGARIDRALPDRQPLPRPDLRQYRIALGPVAVFGASNFPLAFSTAGGDTASALAAGCPVVFKAHSGHMATAEWVADAIIRAAERTRMPAGVFNMIYGAGVGEWLVKHPAIQAVGFTGSLKGGNALGHMAATRAQPIPVFAEMSSINPVFLLPEALKVRGEQIAAQLAGSVTLGCGQFCTNPGLVIGLRSPQFSDFLKAFCAQMNEQPAQTMLNAGALASYSRGLGELHEHPGLTHLAGKPQQGNQAQPQVFKADVSLLLKGDELLQEEVFGPTTIVIEVEDQTQLAAALHGLRGQLTATLIGEPAELLEHRWLAEVLQEKVGRILFNGYPTGVEVCDAMVHGGPYPATSDARGTSVGTLAIERFLRPVCFQNYPDAMLPEALQDSNPLGIRRLVDGEVSSQAL